One Chloroflexota bacterium genomic window, CAGGCGGGAGATCGGCGGCAGGCCGGCCCGAACGCCCCGCCGCACGGACTCACGCTGGTCAGGGTAGACTATCCCGCGCAGTTTGAAGCAGCCGTAGACGAATCAGCAGCGCAAGAACCGTACAGTGGGTTTCCCGGGCGAGCATGGTGCCCCGGAAGCCCGGGCAACCACATCGGGCCGATCCTCCATCCCTGCTGACGGCAGCGGGGATGTGACCGGCGGCAGACGCGCGACTGGCGTGTCATGAGGAGAGACAGGATGCAGAAGACATTCTCGCCGAAGGGGAAGGAGATCACGCGCAACTGGCACGTGATCGACGCCTCCGGCGTGCCGCTCGGGCGGCTGGCGTCCCAGGTCGCGCAGCTGCTGCGGGGCAAGCACAAGCCAACGTTCGCCCCGCACCTGGACAGCGGCGATCATGTGGTCGTCTTGAACGCCACCAACGTCGTGTTGACGGGCGCGAAGATCGATCAGAAGACGTACTACCGCCACTCTGGCTATCCGGGCGGCTTCCGGGCCACCTCGGTGCGTTCGGAGCTGTCGAAGCGGCCGGAGCGTGTCATCGAGCGGGCCGTGCGCGGCATGGTGCCGAAGACGGCGCTCGGGAAGCAGCAGCTGGGGCATCTGCACGTCTACGCGGGCAACACGCATCCGCATCAGGGTCAGGTCGCCCAGGCCGCGACCGGGGCTGAGGAGGCCACATCGTGAGGGATCGGAGCGCCGGTCGGAACCAGTTTACGGCGGTTGGCCGGCGGAAGACGGCCATCGCCAAGGTGCTGCTGCAGCCCGGGGCTGGCAACGTCATCATCGACGGCAAGCCGCTGGAGGAGCGCTTCCCACGCCCGCTGCACCAGTTCCACATCACGCTGCCGCTCCGCCTGACCAACACCATTGGTGCGTACAACGTGCTGGTGAAGGTGATGGGCGGCGGGGACACCGGGCAGGCGGGCGCCATCGTCCATGCGACGGCGCGCGCGCTGGTCAAGGCCGACGAGTCCCTGAAGCCGGCTCTGCGTGGCGCTGGTCTGCTGACCCGCGACCCGCGCATGAAGGAGCGGAAGAAGTACGGCCTCAAGCGGGCCCGCAAGGCGCCGCAGTACACCAAGCGGTAACGGCGTCTGCGCGGACTCCCGCGCGCCAGTCAGCACCAGAGGGGCCGAGCGACACACGCTCGGCCCTTCGTCGTCCCCGCCGCCAGCGACAAGAGATGATCTATGACGGACACCGGTACGATTGCATGTGCGTTGGTGTTCCCAGAACGCGGCAAGACGCTCAGACGGGGGTTGAAACCCCCGCCTACCGTCACACCGTCGCTGCGCGACGGACGCCGAGAACGGTTGGGACTGGTGAACCAGGAGCGTCGCGCAGCGACTGCAGGATGGTAGGCGGGGCTTTCAAGCCCCGACGTGGCTGCACGACGAGACCAGCATGCAATCCCTCTGGCTGACTGGTGAGCGAGAGGTGTCCCGTGGTCCGGGCGCACGAAATCCAGAAGCTGCGAGAAGCACACGGTTTGGCCTCCATGGAGGAGGACGGTGCTCACCGCGAGCATGTTCGCGAGACGATGGCCTGGCTCATGAAACGGCACCAGAAGTCCCGCGACTATCTCACTGCGTATGATCGTGGCGAGGTCGAGCCGCCGGCCAAGGCACAGCGCGTCACTGAGTAGCGCTCGTGGCCGGTGATTCGCCTGGTTGGCGTTACCCACTGGTAGACCATGTCATCATCGCGGATCTCTTGCGCCCGTGGCTCCTGCCCATCAGTTGACGTAGCAGACGCTCTCCGGTCGGCGTCCGCAAAGTCGTGTATCCTCTCCGCCAAAACCTCGACCGTGGAGGGGACGCAATGTCCCAGCGTCCTGGCCGACTTTCCCGCCGTTCGTTCGTCCGACTCTCGATGCTCGCGAGCGCTGGCCTCGTCGGCGGATTGGCGGCTGCCTGCCAGTCAGCCCCGGCCGCTGCGCCGACCGCCAAGCCCGCCGAGGCTCCAAAGCCGACGGCCGCCGCCAGCCCCCCCGCCGCGGCTCCGGCGGCGGCAAGCCCCGCGACTGCCGCCAGTCCGGCCCCAGGAGCGAGTCCGGCTGCCAGCCCGGGCGCGAGTCCCGCTGCCGCAGCCGCGCCGGCTCCCGCAGCGCCGGCCGCCGCTGCCGCCAAGCCGGCCGCGAAGGATCCTGTCGGCACGCTGACCATCGCGCAGGGCGTGGATGCCGAGAGCCTCGATCCGTACGTGACCACCAGCTCGGCGTCCAAGGGCATGCTCTGGACCGTGTTTGACCGCTTGGTCTACCGCGACCTGGACCTCAAGATCCAGCCGGGCCTGGCGCTGAGCTGGTCCGTCGTCAACGACACGACCTGGGAGCTGAAGCTGCGGACCGGCGTCCAGTTCCACAACGGCGAGCCGTTCGACGCGGCAGCCGTCAAACACAGCTTCGCGCGGTACGTCGATCCCTCGATCAAGAACGGGTACGCCACGCTGCTGAAGCCCGTCACCGAGGTCGAGGTGGTGGATCCGGCCACCGTGCGCGTCAAGACCAACGAGCCGTTCGCCGAGCTGATCGAGGTGCTGGCGAGCTACGTCGAGATGGTCCCGCCGAAAGCCTCGGCGGACGCCGCCGAGTTCGCCAAGAAGCCGGTTGGCACGGGGCCGTACGCGTTCGTCTCGTGGACGCCGAACGACAAGTTCGTGGTGGAGGCGGCCGGCCAGCACTGGAGCGGCGAGCCGCGCATGAAGCAGGTGACGTTCCGGCCGATCCCGGACGGCACGGCCCGCATCAACGAGCTGCGCGCCGGCGGCACCGACATCATCACCAACGTCTCGCCGCTGCTGCTGAACGCCGTCCAGAACCAGCCGAATATCGAGATCCAGCGGGCGACGGCCATCGGCTCGATCATCCTGATCCCGAGCTTCCTGACGACGGACGTCTTCAAGAAGAAGGAAGTCCGGCAGGCGTTAAACTACGCCATCGACAAGGAAGAGCTGATCCGCGTCGTGCTGCGCGGCGAGGCCGTGCCGATGAGCAGCCCGGCCCCGAAAGGCGTCTCGGGCGGGTTCGTCGACTCCCTGAAGCCGTACCCGTACGACCCGGAGAAGGCGAAGTCGCTGCTGAAGGACGCCGGTTTCCCGGACGGCTTCACCGTCAACTTCAAAGCGCCGAACGGCCGTTACCTGCAGGACAAGCAGATCGCCGAGGCCATCGCCGGGCAGTTGGCGAAGGTCGGCATCAAGGCCGAGCTTGAGACCATCGAGTGGGGCACGTACGTCCAGGGGATCGTCGGGCGGAAGTACGAGCTGTTCCTGCTGAGCCAGGGTGGCGTGCAGATCGGCCCGGCAGCCCAGACGAACTGGAGCAGCAAGATCAAGGGCATCGCCTGGCAGGGCTACGAGAACCCGAAGGTCGATGAGCTGATCGAGCGGGCCGCCAAGACGATGGATGCCGACGCTCGCCGGGGCGTCTACGAGGACATGTCGAAGACCGTCTGGGACGACTGCCCGTGGATCTTCCTCTACCATCAGCAGGACATCTACGGCGTCCGCGACAAGGTCAAGGGGTTCAAGCCGACCTCTGAGGGCTCGGTTCGGCTCGAAAAGACCGAAGTGGCTGGCTGATCATGCCTGCGACACTGCTGACGAACTGCAACGTCATCCCCTGCGACGGCCGCCCGCCCATCGAGGGCGGCGCGGTGATGGTCGAGGGGAGCACCATCCGCGCCGTGGACCGTCGCGATGCGCTGGAGCCGCTGCTCCGCGACCTCGGGGACGTCACGACTATCGACCTGGGCGGTCGCTGGCTGATGCCAGGCCTGATGGACATGCACGTCCACCTGGCGCTGGCCCTGCCCGGGCCGACCCGCCTGCTGGCGAAGCTCGAAACGGATATGGAGCTGTTCGTTCGGGCGTACAAGAACGCGCTCGACGCGCTCTACGCCGGCGTGACCTACATTCGGAGCGTCGGCGGGCCGCGCAACGTCGATTTCGCGATCAAGCGGGCCGTCAACAGCGGGCAGCTGGTCGGGCCGAGGATCGCCAGCTCCGGGCAGGCCGTCATCATCACCGGCGGGCACGGCCACAGCTCCGAGGGGTGCATCGAGGCGGACGGCGCAGACGGCTTCCGGGCCGCGACACGCGCCCAGCTCCGGGAGGGCGCCGACCTGATCAAGCTGTGCATCACCGGCGGCATCGCCGGGGAGCACGAGCAGATCCGCGATCCGCAGGCCACGTTCGCCGAGATGCAGGCTGCGGCCGAGGCGGCTCACAACGCCGGCAAGCGGATCACGGCGCACGCTGGCTCGCCGGTCGCGATCTCGCAGGGGATCGAGGCCGGGCTGGACTGCATCGAGCACGGCTACTTCCTGGACGACCCGACCATTGAGCTGATGGTGAAGCGCGGCACCTACCTTGTGCCGACCCTCTCGGTGAGCCGCTGCCCGGAGTACATGCGCGAGCGTGACTGCCCCGAGTGGATGATCGAGAAGTCGCTGCGGGCCGGCGAGGACCACCTGCGGGCGTTCCAGGACGCGCTGGCGGCGGGCGTCAGGATCGCGATGGGCACCGACATGTTGCCGACCGACCGGTATCTCGGGACGCTGGCGGTGTACCGCGAGATCGAGTGGATGGTGCAGGGCGGCATGTCGCCCGAGCAGGCGCTCGTCTCGTCCACGCTGACGGCGGCCGAGCTGTGCGACGTGGGCGACACGTTGGGGTCGGTGACGCCCGGCAAGCTCGCGGACCTCATCGCGATGCCGGCCAGCCCGCTGACCGACATCAAGAACCTGCGCGGCGTCGATACCGTGATGAAGGACGGCGTGCTCGTGCGGGGGTCGGCCTAGGCCGACCCGAACGTACTCCCATGGCTGATCGACAGGGGATAGCCTCGCAGACGACCACGGGTGCGGCAGCCGTCGACGCCCGCCGCCCCGGCATCGTCGAGCGCGTCTCGCCGGTGCTGTTCTACGGCTGGATCGTCGTCGTTATCGGCTTCATCTGCCAGATCTACACGAGCCTCTCGATTCAGGGCCTGTCCACGTACATCGTGCCGCTGAATCGAGATCTCGGGTGGAGCGCCACGGCGACGGCGGCCGGCCGCTCGTTCCAGCAGGTGGACACGTTTCTCGGTCCCGTGAACGGCTGGCTGGTCGATAAGTTCGGGCCGCACAAGCTGATGAGCGTCGGCGTGGTGATCTATGTCGCGTCGTTCGTGCTGTTCAGCCAGGTCACTGAGTTGTGGCACTTCTACGTCGCCTGCATCCTGATGGCGCTCGGGAACAGCTTCGTGGGGCTGCTGGTGGTGAGCTTCAGCCTCAACCGCTGGTTCAGACGGAAGCGCAGCACGGCCATCGGGCTGGCGGTGGTCGGGTTCGCCGCTTCGGCCGCGATCTTCATTCCGCTGGTGGTCTGGGCGCAGGCAGAGTACGGCTGGCGCGAGGCGGCCTTCTGGACGGCGGTGGTGATGGCCGTCCTGGGCGTGCCCATCGTCCTGCTGATGCGCGACGCTCCCGAGCCGTTCGGCCTGCTGCCGGACGGCGAGAAGCCGACGACCGGCGAGCCCGCGCGCGCGGGTCAACAGCGCGGCGGCGGCCTCGTCAACTTCACGCTGCGTGAGTCGCTGCGGACGCGGACCTTCTGGCTGATCGCCGTGGCCTCGGCGCTGGCGATGCTGGTGCAGTCGGCCATCGTCGTGCACCAGTTCCCGTACTTCGAGCAGGTGCTGGACCGTGAGACCGCCGCGCTGATCCTCTCGGTGATGAACATCTTCAACATCGGGGGACGCATCATCGGCGGGATGCTCGGCGACCGGCTCCAGATCAACAAGCTGATGGCGCTGAACATGGTGGCGTCGTCGCTGTCGCTGTACCTGCTGGCGTTCGGCGTGACGCTGACGCCGTTCCTGATCTACGGCGCCGTGTTCGGCTTCTGCTGGGGCGTCAGGGCGGCGGTCAGCAACTCGATCCTGGGGGACTACTTCGGGCGGGCGGCGTTCGGGCGCATCGCCGGGCTGAACCAGACGCTCGGGTCGCCGGGGTCGGTCGTGTCGCCGTTGCTGGTCGGCATCGCGGTGGACCGGCTCGGCGGCTTCGAGATCCCGTTCCTGATCCTGGCGACGATCTCCCTGTGCGGCTCGGCGCTGTACTTCGTGGCGGTCCGGCCGCCAACGCCGAGGGCGGCGTCGGCCAGCACGCCGGCGTGACGGCGGCCAGCACCTGCTTGACGCATCCGCTGGCCGCTGCGCCTGCTTGACGCCCAGGCTGGCCGCTGCCATCATCCGATCCACTCGCCGTCCCCAGCCGGCGGGCCACGTCTGCACGAGGGAGATCGCCTGATGTATCGCCCGACCAGCGGTCTCGAATCGCCGCGCTTTGTCGGCATCCGCACGTTC contains:
- the rplM gene encoding 50S ribosomal protein L13; amino-acid sequence: MQKTFSPKGKEITRNWHVIDASGVPLGRLASQVAQLLRGKHKPTFAPHLDSGDHVVVLNATNVVLTGAKIDQKTYYRHSGYPGGFRATSVRSELSKRPERVIERAVRGMVPKTALGKQQLGHLHVYAGNTHPHQGQVAQAATGAEEATS
- the rpsI gene encoding 30S ribosomal protein S9 produces the protein MRDRSAGRNQFTAVGRRKTAIAKVLLQPGAGNVIIDGKPLEERFPRPLHQFHITLPLRLTNTIGAYNVLVKVMGGGDTGQAGAIVHATARALVKADESLKPALRGAGLLTRDPRMKERKKYGLKRARKAPQYTKR
- a CDS encoding amidohydrolase family protein, whose protein sequence is MPATLLTNCNVIPCDGRPPIEGGAVMVEGSTIRAVDRRDALEPLLRDLGDVTTIDLGGRWLMPGLMDMHVHLALALPGPTRLLAKLETDMELFVRAYKNALDALYAGVTYIRSVGGPRNVDFAIKRAVNSGQLVGPRIASSGQAVIITGGHGHSSEGCIEADGADGFRAATRAQLREGADLIKLCITGGIAGEHEQIRDPQATFAEMQAAAEAAHNAGKRITAHAGSPVAISQGIEAGLDCIEHGYFLDDPTIELMVKRGTYLVPTLSVSRCPEYMRERDCPEWMIEKSLRAGEDHLRAFQDALAAGVRIAMGTDMLPTDRYLGTLAVYREIEWMVQGGMSPEQALVSSTLTAAELCDVGDTLGSVTPGKLADLIAMPASPLTDIKNLRGVDTVMKDGVLVRGSA
- a CDS encoding MFS transporter produces the protein MADRQGIASQTTTGAAAVDARRPGIVERVSPVLFYGWIVVVIGFICQIYTSLSIQGLSTYIVPLNRDLGWSATATAAGRSFQQVDTFLGPVNGWLVDKFGPHKLMSVGVVIYVASFVLFSQVTELWHFYVACILMALGNSFVGLLVVSFSLNRWFRRKRSTAIGLAVVGFAASAAIFIPLVVWAQAEYGWREAAFWTAVVMAVLGVPIVLLMRDAPEPFGLLPDGEKPTTGEPARAGQQRGGGLVNFTLRESLRTRTFWLIAVASALAMLVQSAIVVHQFPYFEQVLDRETAALILSVMNIFNIGGRIIGGMLGDRLQINKLMALNMVASSLSLYLLAFGVTLTPFLIYGAVFGFCWGVRAAVSNSILGDYFGRAAFGRIAGLNQTLGSPGSVVSPLLVGIAVDRLGGFEIPFLILATISLCGSALYFVAVRPPTPRAASASTPA